The genome window AACCGGATTTTAGCCAGCCAATGATTCCAGAACGATTTTGGGTGTCATGTATCTCTTCTATATCACATTGCATTTCTTGGGCTATGGACTGGGCAACTTCTCTGGTATTTCCGCTTCTTGAGTAATAAACTACTAGTGCTTTCATGTAGATATATTAGTTTAAATAACATTTATAATTAGCATATTCCAGAACAAGTTCCAAAACACTATGATTTTAATTATAGTAACTTAAGTTATAATATAATAATTACTTAAATTGATAATAATCATATTATATCCTAGCATATCATTAATGGAGTGAAAAAATGGCTCATGAAAGTTCATTTCCTCAATCTGAATGGCAAAATGAATATTTAACGGCTTATCTTAAAGTCATGAAACTTTGGAAAGTAGAACATCAATCTTATGAAGTGGAAACCAGCTTTGGAACTACTCATATGAACATATGTGGTCCTGAAAATGCACCTACTTTAATACTATTACATGCAGCTTCTGTAGGTTCTGCGGAGTGGTATGCTAATGTAGTTTCATGGTGTAAAGATTTTAGAATTCTGGCCATTGATACTATTGGTGATTGTGGATGGAGCAAAGCCACTAAAAAGATGAAAAAAAGGGAAGATTATAATGAATGGCTTCTGGAAATAATGGATAATTTTGATTTTGATAAAGCCAGTTTCATTGGCCACTCTTATGGTGGATGGCTAGCTATGAATATGGCCATTGCTAATCCGGATAAAGTGGATAAACTGGTTCTATTAGCTCCTGCCGCTTCAATACAATCATTTAAATTTCTAATAAAACTGGGATTAAAAATGCCAAAACTTCCAGTGAATATTTCTGCAGAAAAGATTCTTAAAATGATGGCTGCTGGAGATTTTCAGCCTAAATCGGAGTTCATAGATTTAATGGATGTAGTTAATCGGAATTGCAGACCACAAATGGTTTTCCCTACTGTTTACTCTGATAATGAACTCAAGAGCATTACCAACCCTACATTACTTTTACTAGGTGATCAAGAATCTATTTATTCTCCTTTAAAAGCTGTTAAAAGAGCCAGAAAATTCATTCCTAATATTAAATCAGATATTATTCTTCAAGCAGGTCACTTATTAAATATGGAACAAGCTGAAAAAGTCAACTATAAGGTTTTGAAGTTCCTAAATTCAGATTAAAATATATTTTGGTGTAAAAATGCAGGATTCTGATTTTAAAACTAATAAAGATAAAATCAATGAAGAGGCAATACCTTGGTTTGAAAAAGGAAATGATTATTTCATGGCTGGAGAATTCAAGGAAGCTCTTTTATCTTATGATAAAGCACTGGAATTTGATCCTGAAAACAGTAAAATATGGGATAATCGTGGAGTTGTTCTGGCGGATTTGGGATGGCATGTAGAAGCAATAGAGTCATTTGAAATTGCTCTGGATCTGGAACCTGATAATTCAAAAGCCTGGTCTAATATGGGAGTCTCTTTAGGCGCTTCCAATAGATTCGAAGAGGCTATAAACTGCTTTGATAGGGCGATAGAACTCGACCCAGAAGATGATGATGCCTGGAGTAACAGAGGCACTGCTTATTTTAGTATGGCCCAGTATGAAAAATCACTTGAAAGTTTTAATAAGGCATTAGATATAAATTCTAATAATCCTGGTGCACTAGCTGGTAAAGGATCAGCATTACGTTTTCTAAGGAGATATGAAGAAGCAGCAGTAGCATTGGAAAAATTCATGAAAAAGGCCCCTGAAGATTTATTACATATGCGTGAAGAAGCCTGGGCGATTCTTTTAGAGATAAAACTAATTATGGAACGTGAAAATCAGGAAAATAGAAATTAAATTTTCAAAAATAATATTATGTGGGTTTATAATGTCCAAAATGAATTATAAAGCTACTAAATGGAAAAGCTTCCAGAGATAGAAATAAAAAGGGGTTGTTAGGAGTGAAAATAGGGAGGTGCTATCTCTGGAAGCATTTTGTTTTTGAGCCACAACAAAAATAATAACTTGATGTTGAAGGGCTACAAATAGGGGGTGATGTGTGTTCACTACACACAATTGCTTATGTACTAGCCATCATATATAAATCTATCGGTTATATTAGGTAATTTAAAATTATTTATATTCTTTTGATTTTTAAAATATTAATTAAGGAGATTAATATATGGATTCACAGTTTAAAATTGAAGGACCAATATTCATAGGCCGTAGCTGGGCGGAATATTTAAAAATGTTTGATTTGGATTTGGAAAAATTAGATAACAAAAAAATTTTAGACTGTGCATCTGGGGCCAGTTCATTTACCCATTTTTTATCAAAAAATGGTATAGATGCATCTGCAGTTGATATATTATATGATAAAGATCCTGAATTTCTAAAAAAAAGGTGTAAAGAACATTTAATGGCACTGGTTAACTCATTAGGAAAAATGGAAGAGGAATTTATCTGGAGTTTTTTTAAAAATCTTGATGATCTAAAAAGCCATCGTATGCAATCTTGTTTGGATTTTAACAGAGATTATAAATTGTATATGGGAAAGAAATATATTAAAGCAGATTTAACCCAATTACCCTTTGAAGATAATAGTTTTGATATGGTGTTGTGTGCACACCTTTTGTTTATATATGACCACCGTTTGAATTGGAACTTTCATCTGAGTGCAGTTGAGGAAATGGTTCGAGTATCATCTAATGAAGTGCGAATTTATCCATTGGTAAAAAATAAAGGAAAAAAATCTATTTTTGTGGATAAATTAATTAAAAACTTACCTGAAAGTATGGAAACTGAAATAGTAGAAGTAGATTACCAGTTTCGAAGGGGAGGAAATGAAATGCTAAGGATAGTTAAATGATAGAAATAAAATTGTTGTAATAAAATAAATCTAAATCAGCCACCAATCTCTTTTACAATGGCCTGGTGCATTCTCTTTATGAATTCTATTCTTTCTTCATATTTTAAAACGTCTAAATATCCCTGAACAACAAGATTAAATGCAAAAGGAGATGGTATTTTAGTATTTATCTGCTTTATTTCCATCTGCCCACTTTCTATCCATTGCAAGACTCTTTCTGCATTTTTAACATCCATGTAATCTTCAATTACTTCCCGGCGAGCTTCTTTTAAAATGGAAAAATCATCATCCAGGTCCTGCACAAATTTAAGTAATATCTTTCCTTTGACCTGTTGCCGGCCCACGGACTTTTCTTGGCCTTTGTATCTTCTTAAAATCATTAAAGACCTTCCAGCGCAGTGTCGAAATCTACTGGCAAGGGTCTCTGTTTTATTGATGGCTTTAATAAGAATTTCCACTAAATTTTCTGAATTCAGATCTTTAAATCCTTCTAAACCACTAATTTTTCCTTCAGAACTTAGATAAAATCCATTATCTGAAACAGAAATCATCACGTCTCTTTTGTATTTTTTGGCAATTACATAAGCCACTGCTCGAGATAGAGCGTCATTAACTCTTCTACCAAACAAACTGTGGAAAACCACGAATTTTCGCCCACCAAAACCAGTGTAAAATTCTACCAGAAGTCTTTTATTGCTGGGAATGCCCACATAAAGGTATTGTTCCCTGAAATAGTGATAAATAGAATTGGCAGCATTATAATCAACATAGAGATAATCGTGTATAAATTCCATAATCTCCTCTTTGCTTCGCCCATAATAGAATTTACCTTCCATTATTGCTCTAAAACGTTGAATATCCAGGGCAAGATCAAAAGATAATGGCAGCTGCTCTGAAAACCATGAAGGAATAGTGGGCGGGCCTGACGATGGACTAACATTAATACTCATTCCTCGAGCATAGTTAAAACGGTAAATATTTCCCCCTAAAACAAAAGTGTCACCTTTTTGAAGCTTTTCCATGAAGTCTTCTTCTACTCTACCTACAACCTGACCGGCACATTTCACCACGGCGGCAGTGCGGTCGGGTATGGTTCCAATGTTAGTGGAATAAAGCATTCTAGCCAGTTTTCCTCTTTTACCAAACTGATTTTGATCGTAATCCACCCAAATTTTAGCATAAACATATCTTTCTTCTAAACTAGTATATTCTCCCGCCATGTAACTTAAAACACTGAAATAATCCTTTTCTGAAAGATTTTTATAACAATAACTCTTCTTTATTACTTCATAAGCATAATCGATATCCCATTTGTTTTCAATGGCCATTCCATAGATGTGCTGGGACAAAACGTCCAGGCAATTTGCGGGTATATTTATAGAATCTATTTTTCCTTCCACAGCATTCTTAAGAATTAAAGAGCACTCCACCAGATCGTCACGGTCCACTACCACTATTTTACCTTTAGATTTATCATGTAATCGGTGGCCACTTCTTCCAATTCTTTGAAGAGCCCGTGAAACAGATTTAGGAGAGCTTACCAGTATTACCAGGTCAATGTAACCAATATCAATTCCCAGTTCTAGTGATGTGGAAGATACCACCACTTTGAGTTTTCCATCTTTCAGATTGTTTTCAGCTTCTAATCGAATCTCTTTAGAAAGCGAAGAATGGTGGGCCATTATGTTTTCACCGTGGTAACTTTCTGAAAAACGTTTTTTGAGGTTGAATACCACGCTTTCCGTACCACTACGGGTGTTGGTGAAAATTAAAGTGGTTTTGTGTTGACTAATTAGATTATCCAGCAGATCGTACATGGCATTATTCATTTCTTCTGGATCTGCAGCTATTATGTCATCTACGGGACATATAACTTCTATATCGAGCTGTTTCAAATAATTAATGTCCACCACCAGACAATCTCTTACCACTCCGTATTCATAACCTACCAGGAAACTGGCCACTTTTTCTAAGGGATAAACTGTGGCCGATAGCCCGATTCGAGTATAATTTCCAATTAAATGCTGTAGTCTTTCCAAACTCAAAGAAAGATGCACTCCTCTTTTATTCTCGGCCAGAGAGTGTATTTCGTCTATGATAACGTATTTAA of Methanobacteriaceae archaeon contains these proteins:
- a CDS encoding alpha/beta hydrolase, whose amino-acid sequence is MAHESSFPQSEWQNEYLTAYLKVMKLWKVEHQSYEVETSFGTTHMNICGPENAPTLILLHAASVGSAEWYANVVSWCKDFRILAIDTIGDCGWSKATKKMKKREDYNEWLLEIMDNFDFDKASFIGHSYGGWLAMNMAIANPDKVDKLVLLAPAASIQSFKFLIKLGLKMPKLPVNISAEKILKMMAAGDFQPKSEFIDLMDVVNRNCRPQMVFPTVYSDNELKSITNPTLLLLGDQESIYSPLKAVKRARKFIPNIKSDIILQAGHLLNMEQAEKVNYKVLKFLNSD
- a CDS encoding tetratricopeptide repeat protein, translating into MQDSDFKTNKDKINEEAIPWFEKGNDYFMAGEFKEALLSYDKALEFDPENSKIWDNRGVVLADLGWHVEAIESFEIALDLEPDNSKAWSNMGVSLGASNRFEEAINCFDRAIELDPEDDDAWSNRGTAYFSMAQYEKSLESFNKALDINSNNPGALAGKGSALRFLRRYEEAAVALEKFMKKAPEDLLHMREEAWAILLEIKLIMERENQENRN
- a CDS encoding methyltransferase domain-containing protein, with product MDSQFKIEGPIFIGRSWAEYLKMFDLDLEKLDNKKILDCASGASSFTHFLSKNGIDASAVDILYDKDPEFLKKRCKEHLMALVNSLGKMEEEFIWSFFKNLDDLKSHRMQSCLDFNRDYKLYMGKKYIKADLTQLPFEDNSFDMVLCAHLLFIYDHRLNWNFHLSAVEEMVRVSSNEVRIYPLVKNKGKKSIFVDKLIKNLPESMETEIVEVDYQFRRGGNEMLRIVK
- a CDS encoding ATP-dependent helicase translates to MISKQEKIYSEKEIYKNLHPWVSEWFKGKFDSFTPAQKYAIMDIHQKKNVLISSPTGSGKTLTAFLSIISELTTLADKGQLEDKVYCIYISPLKALDNDIEKNLEEPLNEIEEMAQKHGKNLGIRKAVRTGDTTPYQRSKMLKIPPHILITTPETLSILLVAPKFREKLSQVKYVIIDEIHSLAENKRGVHLSLSLERLQHLIGNYTRIGLSATVYPLEKVASFLVGYEYGVVRDCLVVDINYLKQLDIEVICPVDDIIAADPEEMNNAMYDLLDNLISQHKTTLIFTNTRSGTESVVFNLKKRFSESYHGENIMAHHSSLSKEIRLEAENNLKDGKLKVVVSSTSLELGIDIGYIDLVILVSSPKSVSRALQRIGRSGHRLHDKSKGKIVVVDRDDLVECSLILKNAVEGKIDSINIPANCLDVLSQHIYGMAIENKWDIDYAYEVIKKSYCYKNLSEKDYFSVLSYMAGEYTSLEERYVYAKIWVDYDQNQFGKRGKLARMLYSTNIGTIPDRTAAVVKCAGQVVGRVEEDFMEKLQKGDTFVLGGNIYRFNYARGMSINVSPSSGPPTIPSWFSEQLPLSFDLALDIQRFRAIMEGKFYYGRSKEEIMEFIHDYLYVDYNAANSIYHYFREQYLYVGIPSNKRLLVEFYTGFGGRKFVVFHSLFGRRVNDALSRAVAYVIAKKYKRDVMISVSDNGFYLSSEGKISGLEGFKDLNSENLVEILIKAINKTETLASRFRHCAGRSLMILRRYKGQEKSVGRQQVKGKILLKFVQDLDDDFSILKEARREVIEDYMDVKNAERVLQWIESGQMEIKQINTKIPSPFAFNLVVQGYLDVLKYEERIEFIKRMHQAIVKEIGG